Proteins found in one Crassostrea angulata isolate pt1a10 chromosome 3, ASM2561291v2, whole genome shotgun sequence genomic segment:
- the LOC128176100 gene encoding NAD-dependent protein deacetylase sirtuin-2-like isoform X2: MAEKDEKSPNEPDDEKNPDKKVDPSEMGLVDLMKYLETKEPPKQILSSVDLEGIVKLIKDKKATQIITMAGAGISTSAGIPDFRSPETGLYHNLEKYDLPNPQAIFTLDYFMMNPEPFCMLARELWPGIFKPTPCHYFIKMLNEKGLLKRHYTQNIDTLESVAGLEEEKLVEAHGSFRLGHCLVCNAEYTQDWMKERILGKDMRIPKCERDGCEGTIKPDIVFFGESLPNRFVQCVSKDFKSCDLLIIMGTSLTVQPFASLTSKVSEETPRLYINLEKTGCGPTNPFAMLMFGGGFKFDDEDNYRDVFLEGTCDDGCYKLADMLGWGDELRQKVKQEHERIDAEKKKETKTTSSKS; encoded by the exons ATGGCAGAaaaag ATGAGAAAAGTCCAAATGAGCCTGATGATGAg aaaaatccAGACAAAAAGGTTGACCCAA GTGAGATGGGTTTAGTGGATTTGATGAAATATCTCGAAACGAAAGAACCACCAAAACAAATATTATCCTCTGTTGACTTGGAAGGGATTGTCAAATTGATCAAGGATAAAAAGGCTACCCAAATCATCACAATGGCTGGGGCTGGAATATCAACAT CTGCTGGTATCCCAGACTTCCGATCTCCAGAGACGGGACTTTACCACAACTTAGAGAAATATGACCTTCCTAATCCACAGGCCATATTTACTTTGGACTATTTCATG ATGAACCCTGAACCCTTCTGTATGTTGGCAAGAGAACTTTGGCCAGGGATATTTAAG CCTACTCCATGCCATTACTTCATAAAGATGCTGAATGAAAAAGGGCTGTTAAAGCGTCACTATACACAG AACATTGACACGTTAGAGAGTGTAGCTGGACTGGAAGAGGAGAAGCTTGTAGAGGCTCACGGCTCGTTCCGCCTGGGTCACTGTCTGGTGTGTAATGCTGAGTACACTCAAGACTGGATGAAGG AAAGGATTCTTGGCAAGGACATGAGAATTCCCAAATGTGAAAGAGATGGTTGTGAGGGGACTATTAAGCCAG ACATTGTTTTCTTTGGAGAAAGCCTACCCAACAGATTTGTACAGTGTGTCTCAAAG GATTTTAAAAGTTGTGACCTTTTGATAATTATGGGAACCTCTTTAACCGTGCAACCATTTGCATCACTGACAAGCAA AGTTTCAGAGGAAACTCCAAGATTGTATATCAACCTAGAGAAGACTGGATGTGGGCCA aCCAATCCCTTTGCTATGTTAATGTTTGGAGGtggatttaagtttgatgatgAAGATAACTATAG AGATGTTTTCTTGGAGGGAACATGTGACGATGGTTGTTACAAGTTGGCTGACATGTTGGGATGGGGA GATGAGCTTCGTCAAAAAGTGAAACAAGAGCATGAAAGAATTGATGCTGAAAAGAAGAAAGAGACCAAAACGACTTCTTCAAAAA GTTAA
- the LOC128176100 gene encoding NAD-dependent protein deacetylase sirtuin-2-like isoform X1 translates to MAEKDEKSPNEPDDEKNPDKKVDPSEMGLVDLMKYLETKEPPKQILSSVDLEGIVKLIKDKKATQIITMAGAGISTSAGIPDFRSPETGLYHNLEKYDLPNPQAIFTLDYFMMNPEPFCMLARELWPGIFKPTPCHYFIKMLNEKGLLKRHYTQNIDTLESVAGLEEEKLVEAHGSFRLGHCLVCNAEYTQDWMKERILGKDMRIPKCERDGCEGTIKPDIVFFGESLPNRFVQCVSKDFKSCDLLIIMGTSLTVQPFASLTSKVSEETPRLYINLEKTGCGPTNPFAMLMFGGGFKFDDEDNYRDVFLEGTCDDGCYKLADMLGWGDELRQKVKQEHERIDAEKKKETKTTSSKKNNSTAKKGCCTS, encoded by the exons ATGGCAGAaaaag ATGAGAAAAGTCCAAATGAGCCTGATGATGAg aaaaatccAGACAAAAAGGTTGACCCAA GTGAGATGGGTTTAGTGGATTTGATGAAATATCTCGAAACGAAAGAACCACCAAAACAAATATTATCCTCTGTTGACTTGGAAGGGATTGTCAAATTGATCAAGGATAAAAAGGCTACCCAAATCATCACAATGGCTGGGGCTGGAATATCAACAT CTGCTGGTATCCCAGACTTCCGATCTCCAGAGACGGGACTTTACCACAACTTAGAGAAATATGACCTTCCTAATCCACAGGCCATATTTACTTTGGACTATTTCATG ATGAACCCTGAACCCTTCTGTATGTTGGCAAGAGAACTTTGGCCAGGGATATTTAAG CCTACTCCATGCCATTACTTCATAAAGATGCTGAATGAAAAAGGGCTGTTAAAGCGTCACTATACACAG AACATTGACACGTTAGAGAGTGTAGCTGGACTGGAAGAGGAGAAGCTTGTAGAGGCTCACGGCTCGTTCCGCCTGGGTCACTGTCTGGTGTGTAATGCTGAGTACACTCAAGACTGGATGAAGG AAAGGATTCTTGGCAAGGACATGAGAATTCCCAAATGTGAAAGAGATGGTTGTGAGGGGACTATTAAGCCAG ACATTGTTTTCTTTGGAGAAAGCCTACCCAACAGATTTGTACAGTGTGTCTCAAAG GATTTTAAAAGTTGTGACCTTTTGATAATTATGGGAACCTCTTTAACCGTGCAACCATTTGCATCACTGACAAGCAA AGTTTCAGAGGAAACTCCAAGATTGTATATCAACCTAGAGAAGACTGGATGTGGGCCA aCCAATCCCTTTGCTATGTTAATGTTTGGAGGtggatttaagtttgatgatgAAGATAACTATAG AGATGTTTTCTTGGAGGGAACATGTGACGATGGTTGTTACAAGTTGGCTGACATGTTGGGATGGGGA GATGAGCTTCGTCAAAAAGTGAAACAAGAGCATGAAAGAATTGATGCTGAAAAGAAGAAAGAGACCAAAACGACTTCTTCAAAAA aaaataatTCTACTGCTAAAAAAGGATGCTGCACTTCATGA
- the LOC128176100 gene encoding NAD-dependent protein deacetylase sirtuin-2-like isoform X3, with translation MAEKGEMGLVDLMKYLETKEPPKQILSSVDLEGIVKLIKDKKATQIITMAGAGISTSAGIPDFRSPETGLYHNLEKYDLPNPQAIFTLDYFMMNPEPFCMLARELWPGIFKPTPCHYFIKMLNEKGLLKRHYTQNIDTLESVAGLEEEKLVEAHGSFRLGHCLVCNAEYTQDWMKERILGKDMRIPKCERDGCEGTIKPDIVFFGESLPNRFVQCVSKDFKSCDLLIIMGTSLTVQPFASLTSKVSEETPRLYINLEKTGCGPTNPFAMLMFGGGFKFDDEDNYRDVFLEGTCDDGCYKLADMLGWGDELRQKVKQEHERIDAEKKKETKTTSSKKNNSTAKKGCCTS, from the exons ATGGCAGAaaaag GTGAGATGGGTTTAGTGGATTTGATGAAATATCTCGAAACGAAAGAACCACCAAAACAAATATTATCCTCTGTTGACTTGGAAGGGATTGTCAAATTGATCAAGGATAAAAAGGCTACCCAAATCATCACAATGGCTGGGGCTGGAATATCAACAT CTGCTGGTATCCCAGACTTCCGATCTCCAGAGACGGGACTTTACCACAACTTAGAGAAATATGACCTTCCTAATCCACAGGCCATATTTACTTTGGACTATTTCATG ATGAACCCTGAACCCTTCTGTATGTTGGCAAGAGAACTTTGGCCAGGGATATTTAAG CCTACTCCATGCCATTACTTCATAAAGATGCTGAATGAAAAAGGGCTGTTAAAGCGTCACTATACACAG AACATTGACACGTTAGAGAGTGTAGCTGGACTGGAAGAGGAGAAGCTTGTAGAGGCTCACGGCTCGTTCCGCCTGGGTCACTGTCTGGTGTGTAATGCTGAGTACACTCAAGACTGGATGAAGG AAAGGATTCTTGGCAAGGACATGAGAATTCCCAAATGTGAAAGAGATGGTTGTGAGGGGACTATTAAGCCAG ACATTGTTTTCTTTGGAGAAAGCCTACCCAACAGATTTGTACAGTGTGTCTCAAAG GATTTTAAAAGTTGTGACCTTTTGATAATTATGGGAACCTCTTTAACCGTGCAACCATTTGCATCACTGACAAGCAA AGTTTCAGAGGAAACTCCAAGATTGTATATCAACCTAGAGAAGACTGGATGTGGGCCA aCCAATCCCTTTGCTATGTTAATGTTTGGAGGtggatttaagtttgatgatgAAGATAACTATAG AGATGTTTTCTTGGAGGGAACATGTGACGATGGTTGTTACAAGTTGGCTGACATGTTGGGATGGGGA GATGAGCTTCGTCAAAAAGTGAAACAAGAGCATGAAAGAATTGATGCTGAAAAGAAGAAAGAGACCAAAACGACTTCTTCAAAAA aaaataatTCTACTGCTAAAAAAGGATGCTGCACTTCATGA